In Bubalus kerabau isolate K-KA32 ecotype Philippines breed swamp buffalo chromosome 4, PCC_UOA_SB_1v2, whole genome shotgun sequence, one DNA window encodes the following:
- the C4H9orf40 gene encoding uncharacterized protein C9orf40 homolog: MAKRRAAEPLTFHVPWKRLLLCDFPEEPPPPPLWIPPPGASYPGRPLGFPELPRKRKIDAGAMAEPSVSPSKRRDDGDTSSQGGAEREGRGLRTGESQLLQPPVRPRGPGVEPRGVRPPRGGGDDGAGRAEPQRGDWGAATRQLSEEFWQYNTFQYWRNPLPPIDLADIEDVSEDNLIETALQGKNEVAEIDMES; encoded by the exons ATGGCCAAGCGCCGTGCGGCCGAGCCGCTGACGTTCCACGTGCCTTGGAAGCGGCTCCTGCTCTGCGACTTTCCTGaagagccgccgccgccgccgctctgGATACCGCCGCCGGGGGCTTCATATCCCGGGCGGCCCCTCGGCTTCCCCGAGCTGCCCCGAAAGCGTAAAATCGACGCGGGGGCTATGGCTGAGCCTTCGGTTTCGCCCAGCAAGCGCCGCGACGACGGGGATACCAGCTCCCAGGGCGGCGCGGAGCGTGAGGGCCGCGGCCTGCGGACCGGGGAGTCGCAGCTGCTGCAGCCGCCCGTGCGGCCCCGCGGGCCGGGGGTGGAGCCCCGGGGTGTCCGGCCCCCGAGAGGCGGTGGCGACGATGGGGCGGGGCGCGCAGAGCCCCAGCGGGGAGACTGGGGGGCCGCAACGCGCCAG CTCAGTGAAGAATTTTGGCAGTATAACACCTTCCAGTACTGGAGGAACCCTTTACCACCTATTGATCTGGCAGACATTGAAGATGTAAGCGAAGACAACCTGATAGAAACAGCACTGCAGGGcaagaatgaagtggctgagatTGATATGGAGTCTTGA